A genomic region of Rubrivirga sp. SAORIC476 contains the following coding sequences:
- the gyrA gene encoding DNA gyrase subunit A has protein sequence MAEIPDSASRIIPINIEEEMKSSYIDYSMSVIVSRALPDVRDGLKPVQRRVLYGMQELGLAAGRAHKKSARIVGEVLGKYHPHGDQSVYDALVRMAQDFAVRGPLVDGQGNFGSVDGDSAAAMRYTEARLTRLAEELLRDLDKETVDYTPNFDGSLNEPSVLPAALPNLLMNGASGIAVGMATNIPPHNLGELVEGIVATIEDPEIELDALMEHIPAPDFPTGGVIFGVGGVREAYRTGRGRVVMRAKMHEEEIKRRGGDGVGREALVVTEIPYQVNKSTLIEKIAHAVRDKKIEGIADLRDESDRDGMRIVLELRRDAVVEVTKNQLFKYTQLQQTFGMNMIALVGGRPKTLGLKDMIRHYVDHRHEIVVRRTEFELRKAEERAHILEGLTLALDHLDAIIAIIRQSEDTDAAKVNLMRGVYPQRLTAEQKARLGLPEADPVAITGEREATGYAMTREDFTPQPWLSAAQAEAILALRLSRLTGLERDKIAAEYADILKEVERLQSILNSRDLRMQIIAEELREVAEKYADPRRTEIDIMGGGDIDLEDLIEDEHVVVTITHQGLVKRTSIDEYRAQHRGGTGHRGTGTRDEDFVEHLFTASAHDYLLFFTDHGQCYWLRVYNVPEGSRTAKGRSVRNLVRIDAEDRVRAVLAIKKEDFRDDAFLETHFVLMATKRGLVKKSALAAFKRPLVTGIIAIDIVDGDQLLEAKLTDGDTEVLLGSSGGRAIRFHESDVRSMGRKSRGVRGMKLPDGEQVVGMIAVQRDGAQVLTISENGYGKRSPVERLDDDGEPISNYTFRLQSRGGQGVIAHQTTSKTGALVALKSVLPDDQLMIATEAGIMIRMAVDAISEYGRNTQGVRVINLKNNDAIADVARVVIEDEEAPLSPAPDGETPAEAVPSPDPATPDAAEAAPEAG, from the coding sequence ATGGCAGAGATCCCCGACAGCGCTTCCCGGATCATCCCGATCAACATCGAGGAGGAGATGAAGTCCTCCTACATCGACTACTCGATGTCGGTGATCGTGAGCCGGGCGCTGCCCGACGTGCGCGACGGCCTGAAGCCGGTGCAGCGCCGCGTGCTCTACGGGATGCAAGAGCTGGGGCTGGCCGCGGGCCGGGCCCACAAGAAGTCCGCCCGCATCGTGGGCGAGGTCCTCGGCAAGTACCACCCGCACGGCGACCAGTCGGTGTACGACGCGCTCGTGCGCATGGCGCAGGACTTCGCCGTCCGGGGGCCGCTGGTGGACGGGCAGGGCAACTTCGGCTCGGTCGACGGCGACTCGGCGGCGGCGATGCGGTACACGGAGGCGCGCCTGACGCGGCTGGCGGAGGAGCTGCTGCGCGACCTCGACAAGGAGACGGTCGACTACACGCCCAACTTCGACGGGTCGCTGAACGAGCCGAGCGTGCTGCCGGCGGCGTTGCCGAACCTGCTGATGAACGGCGCGAGCGGCATCGCGGTCGGCATGGCGACCAACATCCCGCCGCACAACCTCGGCGAGCTGGTCGAGGGCATCGTGGCGACCATCGAGGACCCGGAGATCGAGCTGGACGCGCTGATGGAGCACATCCCGGCGCCCGACTTCCCGACCGGCGGCGTCATCTTCGGGGTCGGGGGCGTGCGCGAGGCGTACCGCACGGGCCGGGGGCGCGTGGTGATGCGCGCGAAGATGCACGAGGAGGAGATCAAGCGGCGCGGCGGCGACGGCGTCGGGCGCGAGGCGCTCGTCGTGACCGAGATCCCGTACCAGGTCAACAAGTCGACGCTGATCGAGAAGATCGCGCATGCGGTGCGCGACAAGAAGATCGAGGGCATCGCGGACCTGCGCGACGAGTCCGACCGCGACGGCATGCGGATCGTGCTGGAGCTGCGCCGCGACGCGGTCGTGGAGGTGACGAAGAACCAGCTCTTCAAGTACACCCAGCTCCAGCAGACCTTCGGCATGAACATGATCGCCCTGGTGGGCGGCCGGCCGAAGACCCTGGGCCTGAAGGACATGATCCGCCACTACGTGGACCACCGCCACGAGATCGTGGTGCGGCGGACGGAGTTCGAGCTGCGCAAGGCGGAGGAGCGGGCGCACATCCTGGAGGGCCTGACGCTGGCGCTGGACCACCTGGACGCCATCATCGCGATCATCCGCCAGTCGGAGGACACGGACGCGGCGAAGGTGAACCTGATGCGGGGCGTCTACCCGCAGCGCCTGACGGCGGAGCAGAAGGCCCGCCTCGGGCTTCCCGAGGCGGACCCGGTGGCGATCACGGGCGAGCGCGAGGCGACCGGCTACGCGATGACGCGGGAGGACTTCACGCCGCAGCCCTGGCTCTCGGCGGCGCAGGCGGAGGCCATCCTGGCGCTGCGGCTCTCGCGCCTGACGGGCCTGGAGCGCGACAAGATCGCGGCCGAGTACGCGGACATCCTGAAGGAGGTCGAGCGGCTCCAGTCGATCCTCAACTCCCGCGACCTGCGGATGCAGATCATCGCGGAGGAGCTGCGCGAGGTGGCCGAGAAGTACGCCGACCCGCGCCGGACGGAGATCGACATCATGGGCGGCGGCGACATCGACCTGGAGGACCTGATCGAGGACGAGCACGTGGTGGTCACCATCACGCACCAGGGGCTGGTGAAGCGGACGTCCATCGACGAGTACCGCGCGCAGCACCGGGGCGGGACGGGCCACCGGGGCACGGGCACGCGCGATGAGGACTTCGTGGAGCACCTCTTCACGGCCTCGGCCCACGACTACCTGCTCTTCTTCACCGACCACGGGCAGTGCTACTGGCTCCGGGTGTACAACGTGCCGGAGGGCTCGCGGACGGCGAAGGGTCGCTCCGTGCGCAACCTCGTCCGCATCGACGCGGAGGACCGGGTCCGGGCGGTGCTGGCGATCAAGAAGGAGGACTTCCGCGACGACGCGTTCCTGGAGACCCACTTCGTGCTGATGGCGACGAAGCGCGGGCTGGTGAAGAAGTCGGCGCTGGCGGCGTTCAAGCGGCCGCTGGTGACGGGCATCATCGCGATCGACATCGTGGACGGGGACCAGCTGCTGGAGGCGAAGCTGACGGACGGTGACACGGAGGTGCTGCTGGGGTCGTCGGGGGGCCGGGCGATCCGGTTCCACGAGTCGGACGTGCGCTCGATGGGGCGCAAGAGCCGCGGCGTGCGCGGGATGAAGCTGCCGGACGGCGAGCAGGTGGTGGGCATGATCGCGGTGCAGCGCGACGGCGCGCAGGTGCTGACGATCTCGGAGAACGGCTACGGCAAGCGGAGCCCGGTCGAGCGGCTGGACGACGACGGCGAGCCGATCTCGAACTACACGTTCCGGCTGCAGTCGCGCGGCGGCCAGGGCGTGATCGCGCACCAGACGACGTCCAAGACGGGCGCGCTGGTGGCGCTGAAGAGCGTGCTGCCGGACGACCAGCTGATGATCGCGACGGAGGCGGGCATCATGATCCGGATGGCGGTGGACGCGATCTCGGAGTACGGCCGCAACACGCAGGGCGTGCGGGTGATCAACCTGAAGAACAACGACGCGATCGCGGACGTGGCGCGGGTGGTGATCGAGGACGAGGAGGCGCCCCTCTCCCCTGCTCCGGATGGGGAGACGCCGGCCGAGGCGGTGCCCTCTCCGGACCCGGCGACGCCTGACGCGGCGGAGGCGGCGCCCGAGGCGGGCTGA